A stretch of the Orcinus orca chromosome 1, mOrcOrc1.1, whole genome shotgun sequence genome encodes the following:
- the LOC101285778 gene encoding LOW QUALITY PROTEIN: WD repeat, SAM and U-box domain-containing protein 1-like (The sequence of the model RefSeq protein was modified relative to this genomic sequence to represent the inferred CDS: inserted 1 base in 1 codon) encodes MLEDSWHILGLPCIRWVCMCSHWRVDPGYDRKLSVWLDGWGLGGRPHQDILLQIKNMVKLIHTLADHDDDVNCCAFSSSLLATCSLDKPIRLYSLSDFSELPHSPLKFHTSAVHCCCFSASGHILALFSTDGTTVLWDTQNGQTLAVMEQPSGSPVRVCRSSPDSTCLISGEADGTVVLWNAQSYKLYRCASVKDGSLVACAFSPNGNLFVTGSSCGDVTLWDDKMRCLHSEKAHDLGITCCDFSSQPVSGGEQGLHFFRLASCGQDCQIKIWVISFTHTLXSVDKSVIVYDTNTENILHTLTQHTRYVTTCAFAPNILLLVTGSMDKTVNIWQFDLETPCQARIAEDQPKQFTEDWSEDDVSNWLCAQDLKDLVGIFKMNNIDGRELLNLTKESLADDLKIESLGLRSKVLQKIEELRTKMKTLSSGIPDEFICPITKELMKDPVIASDGYSYEKETMENWISKKKRTSPMTNLVLPSVVLIPNRTLKMAIDRWLETHQK; translated from the exons ATGTTGGAGGATTCTTGGCACATCTTGGGTTTGCCTTGCATTAGATGGGTATGCATGTGTTCACACTGGCGAGTTGATCCGGGATATGACCGGAAATTGAGTGTTTGGCTTGACGGCTGGGGTTTAGGTGGACGCCCACACCAGGATATTTTACTTCAAATAAAGAACATGGTGAAACTAATTCACACGTTAGCGGATCATGATGACGATGTCAACTGCTgtgccttctcctcttccctcttggCCACTTGCTCCTTGGACAAACCAATTCGCCTGTACTCCCTGAGTGACTTCAGTGAATTGCCACACTCTCCATTGAAGTTTCACACCTCTGCTGTCCACTGCTGCTGTTTCTCTGCTTCAGGGCatattttggctttattttcaaCAGATGGTACCACTGTCTTATGGGATACTCAAAACGGACAGACTTTGGCAGTGATGGAACAGCCCAGTGGTAGCCCCGTGAGGGTTTGCCGGTCTTCCCCAGACTCCACTTGTTTGATATCAGGGGAAGCTGATGGAACTGTTGTTTTGTGGAATGCACAGTCATACAAGTTATATAGATGTGCTAGTGTTAAGGATGGCTCCTTGGTGGCCTGTGCATTTTCTCCTAATGGAAACCTCTTTGTCACTGGCTCCTCGTGTGGAGATGTAACACTGTGGGATGATAAAATGAGGTGTCTGCATAGTGAAAAAGCACATGATCTTGGAATTACCTGCTGCGATTTTTCTTCACAGCCAGTTTCTGGTGGAGAACAAGGTCTTCACTTCTTTCGACTGGCATCATGTGGTCAGGATTGCCAGATCAAAATTTGGGTTATTTCCTTTACCCATACCT GATCAGTGGATAAGTCTGTCATAGTGTATGATACTAATACTGAGAATATACTTCACACCTTGACTCAGCACACTAGGTATGTCACAACTTGTGCCTTTGCACCCAATATCCTTTTACTTGTTACTGGTTCAATGGACAAAACAGTGAATATCTGGCAGTTTGACCTGGAAACACCTTGCCAAGCAAGGATCGCAGAAGATCAACCAAAGCAATTTACTGAAGATTGGTCAGAGGACGATGTCTCAAACTGGCTTTGTGCACAAGATTTAAAAGACCTTGTTggtattttcaaaatgaataacATTGATGGGCGAGAACTGTTGAATCTTACAAAAGAAAGTCTAGCTGATGATTTGAAAATTGAATCTCTAGGGCTGCGTAGTAAAGTTCTGCAGAAAATTGAAGAGCTCAGGACAAAGATGAAAACCCTTTCTTCTGGAATTCCTGATGAATTTATATGTCCAATAACTAAGGAGCTTATGAAAGATCCTGTCATTGCATCAGATGGCTATTCATACGAAAAGGAAACAATGGAAAATTGGATCAGCAAAAAGAAACGTACAAGTCCCATGACAAATCTTGTTCTTCCTTCAGTGGTACTTATACCAAATAGGACTCTGAAAATGGCCATTGATCGATGGCTGGagacacatcaaaaataa